The genomic interval GGCAATTGTGCTGAAAACACTGCAGCAAAATTGGGTATTTCTCGCGAACAACAGGACGAATTTGCAATAAACAGTTACAAACGCAGCGCCGCTGCTTACGAACAAAAGGTTTTCCAAGATGAACTTGTCCCCGTCAACGTCCCACAAAAGAAAGGAAAGCCCGATATTGTCTTCGCAGAAGACGAAGAATACAAAAGAGTTagctttgaaaagtttccaaaGCTCAGTACTGTCTTCCAGGTAAATATACTAAAACTTCAAGATCAGGATTAGTACGCACCATGTACATTGTACagaatattttatgtattttgggtgatttttatttttttcacagaaagAGAACGGCACGGTGACAGCTGGGAATGCGTCGACTTTGAATGATGGAGCTGCAGCCCTTGTATTGACTACAGCCGATAACGCTAAACGATTGAATCTAAAGCCCCTGGCGAGAATTGTTGCTTTTCAAGATGCCGAAACTGACCCCATCGATTTTCCTGTGGCTCCAGCTTTGGGAATTCCTAAGGTAAAAATCTGCACAAAGCATGCCTCTCAATGGTACTCGATAGACATTGTGTGACTCAATAGTCCATGATTGAAATTGGCTTTTGTTGGAAgttgtcagttttatttataatcatgAAATCATGCTTCCACAGTTACTTGAGCGTTCGGGATTAAATAAGAACGAAATTGCGCTCTGGGAAATAAATGAAGCATTCAGTGCTGTCGTGCTCGCAAATCAGAAGATCCTAGATCTCGATCCCAGCAAAGTAAATGTGCACGGAGGAGCCGTATCCCTAGGTCATCCCATCGGGTAAGAGAGTCGTACcgtcaaaaaattgaatgaaccCTCAAATGATCGCTACGGTAATCCTCGATTATATTTCAGCATGTCCGGAGCAAGACTCGTGGTTCATCTGGCGCATACCTTAAAAGCTGGAGAGAAGGGTGTTGCCTCTATCTGTAACGGCGGTGGTGGCGCATCTTCaattttgattgaaaagtTGTAAGTTTTTGAGCTGAGTTTCAATCCAACGTCTGCATTTGTTATCTATcgcctttgaaaaattttaagactgtaattcaatgaaatatctgTAAACTATACATCAGTAAGTAATGCAGCTCGCAAATTGTTAATCGGTCGATTGTCATTGCACCTGCATACATACAAATATCCGTCATAttccaaaatatatttttcatgttttctaCACTGATATACACATGACATTCTAtagaattgaatattttattgcacGTTAAACGAATTTGAGTCTTTAAAATTGTGCAAAAGGTATTCTACTTCCAAACATATTACGAATTATTCAAAACGCCCCACCAGGTGGTTTGATAAAACCAATGGGAATCATATTGTGTATAATCTCCTGTAGGTCTCACAGCATTTCATCACCTCCAAAACTAACGCTTTACACAAAGGATCCTTGTCCGTTATGTGATATTTTGAaagaggaattgaaaaatcgatttgcCGGTCGTTATCAATTAGAACAAATCGACATAACCACCGTTGGAAATGAAACTTATAATAGATTATACCGCTACGAGATACCGGTGCTTTTTTTAGAGGGTCATTACCTCTGCAAGCACCGACTGGACGTTGATCTGTTAGAAAGAAGACTAAAATCCCTCGAAGTCTAGGTAaaccttgaattttttatccatccTATCCAAATACCAAATGAAATTACTACCATCCTCGTACATTTGTTTTGCACTTCATcgagttatttttaatttagcgtaggtactttgaaaaaaatattttatttaaatattataagaagaaagaagaccAGAAGCAGATAGTTTGAAAAGTCATATTTTCCCCCCTGGAAATCAGTGATCTCGTTTAACTTACACTTTGGTTCGGGGTGCTACTATCatcggaaaaaagagaagaaacaggaagaaaaaatcagtgAGTTGTCATGGAATTCCTTacatagaaataatcatgagtATAATCTAATCGCCTGGAGAGCAGTCAGTGCCCGCTGCGCAAAGTGCAGCTGCAGTCTCTCTTCACTTACTGCACTTGAGTGCACGCGCATGCAAGCAGTGCCAATACCCATAGGTCGGTTAAAATGCATTACATTCTCTTGTGAGTCGAAGTTCTCCCCTGAGTTTCTACGCCAATGTAGACCTCAGCAGGTCTGCTCGGACCGTTTATTGCGTTCGATCTTTGCTCACACATCAGGTTGACTAATGGTAGTGTCCTGTTGGTATTGGTTACAAGAGGTGTTCTTCAGCATTGAGGATAccacaaaaataaaagaaaggagaatgaaaaacttaATTCGGCCGAGAGATAACTGTATCCCTTGAAGATGTTATCAAATTGCCAACGGCGAATTCGGCGATTCACCAATTACCCCAGAGGAGTGTTACCGAGCACTCAGTTTTCCCATTGTTTTTAGTTTGCTCAAAAGACGGGGCGTAGAAAACAAGAATTACAATGCATGTAGCATAAACAAGTATGTAGCTATAGCGTGTATGAGTATGCTGTACGGTctaaaagagggagagagagaaagagagaaaagaaagaaagcaagCAAAGCGAGTAGAAGTAACAGTCGAACGCCCGACTACCTCCCCGTCTTCTCTCCCAACCCCCGCAAGTCTCACGAGACGATGAACGCCTCCGGTTCTTCAGTCCTGCGTGAACGGCGTTCGCGTTAGAATcaagttgaattatttttttattgttgtatGTTTTATAACATAATATGATAACGGCATAGATTGCGCGTctgtgtaataatttttctatcttattCAATGTACTGTGACAGGTGCGGGTGGACAAATTTTCTCTCTGCCTGTTTTCATGCTCAAACGAGTAAGGATATTTTGTGTTGAAAAAACGACGTTGGGTGGCACGTGTCAAATGCGTTAACAATCGTGTGctgatttttccaattttttcattctatttcaaCTTGAATCTTTGCCcataagttttattttcaatcttccGAAATATTGTCGTGATTTGAATACATAGTGCAGGTTTTTGCGCGGATGGATAACGTGGATATTATTAACTGCGTAAAGAAGAGCGAATGTGTGAGTATCTTTAAATACATCTCatctactttttttgttttcttccaatgtattttttcaaatatacacGTTCCTTAGGAATTTCTCAAGGTATATCTGTCCACAGTGCGAATCTTATGTGTCGTGGGATTTATTGTTAGCTAACAAAGGAACGTAAAACGTATAACCGCGCGCCGTTTCGTAAGTTTGGTAGGtaaaagaatttccgaaggtCGCCACGAAGGAAGAGGCGAACGTCCGATTATTGCGGTAAAGTGCATAAGTGTAAGGTGCGTTAGTAGTGGGTGCATGACGAGGTGCAGGTCTAGAACAGAACTAGAGCTGAGTTTGTGGTAACggaatatcgttattatttctatAATAATTTTGCTCTCTGATGAAAGCTGCGTTCTGAAATTTCGCTTTTCCAAAGTACAGGGGAAGATCGAACATCCTGATATTGTTGTTCGAATGTTGAACCAAGATGCAACCCCATACGCAACCAACTTCACGTCCGCCATTTTTCGCGCCATTATTTGCGatcactttttgtttttgcttacttcaaaaatttgaaaatgcgaTAGAAGTGATGACTCGACTTTTTACTTtgctaattataatttatcgcCAACGATTTACCTGATTACTTTAATTGGACGATTTATCGATATTTATCTTTAGTTTTGGTTTATTCGCATTTACCATTTGTTGTTCTATATATTATTTACTGTCGAATCGCTTGGCAATCGAAAtttaattatgaataataatgaaagtGTTCTCATTGATTGTCGAATCGTAACTATTCGATTCGTTCGACTTGAAAACGTGCTTTACACCGTTATACGCAGCACAAAAACCAGTTTCCAACATCTGCAATGACGTAGAATTTGACCAAAATTATTCCCATTTAAAAGGTATGGGGTATTATGACACGTAAACAGCTGTTTTTCAAACTTGTTGGCTATTCCGTCAAGTGAAAGTTTGGCAGCACTATAGCACTTGCACTATgaatagatagaaaaaaattcttttcgaattttcaatttcaacaaaCACAGAAATCCATCACATCGTCAATCCCAACGGCTGTTCGATacggttaattaattttttgagtCGTAAAGTTTCGCGATTCGAATAGAAATTGCccgtgaaaaataatccaaatGAATCGCAGCCCTTATAATTTACATATTCATACGCTGCTCATATGACGTCATATTAATATACGCCCATAAATTCGTCACGACTTTCTGAACCCTCGACCTAAATTTTGCCGTTACGTATTGTCTTCAGAGGAAATTCCAAACCGATAAttaatcatattttattttcttttagtttattttattgtttttctcgTCGTAGTGGAAAATAATGAGTAATTATCCATTGCGGTTTAAAGAGAACACAACCAAGTATTTCCTCATTCGGTGTTAACGATTTACAGAGAGataatttcttcaaaattgaaagaaatgaatttcCGGATTTTCGTCATTAAAATTTGCGTAATGATGTAACAAAAAGTCTGCTTCAATTCGAGCTTCATTCTCTgcggtatgaaaatatatatttggcACATAGATcagtggaattgaaaaaaaatattgcgagaCCGACGAGTAGAATatgttacatacctatacaattACGTATATCTATTGTCCACCTGCGCTAAataacaaagaagaaaaagattttaAACGAATGGAGTGAAAATGACGTATATTGGTGTGTGCGAAAAAATAGCTAAATAGGTTCTCCGAGATTGTAACGCTCTGCAGAATGACGAAATAGTAAACCACtgcagaataaataaatatgcatCGTACATTGTATAACATTAAACTGCATGTActcacatacctatgtacgtacgtaaagagatttaaatatacctatatatacacatacacgtcATATGTGAAGATTGCGAATTAAGCATCTTTAAAAATGTCCGACCCAGAAAAGTTTTAAGTGTAAATATAATTGTCGTATAGAGTTTCgcaaaaaagaacaaactaGCAAGTAAAAAcgtattgaagaaaaaaaagagagaaaaattgcagaagtaaattattatacgaataATATTTACAATGAAAACTTGCGacgtgtacgttatacgtctGTATCGTACGTGTTTCGTGCGAGTTCAGATTACGGTGGACtaattaaaattgattataaaattaagTCTTCTAATCTTCGCgaacggtatatatgtatatgtaaatgcATAGAAATGGCATTCGATATAAGGTACTCTTATAACACCCGGTTGATTAGGAGACCGACTCTTGATTGTTAATTAGcacatttgaaattattcgttatatttattgaaatgaaaaattcaaatgccaCCCAATAGATATCAGTCCCGAAAATAGTAGATGTCTGATTTCAAATTGTGTCACATAGTTTCACTATTTATTTGACTGGTTGGACAAAAATTATGGGTGATGCTCGCgggaaatttgtaaaaaaaagcagaaaaaaaaaacatattaaaAGCACTCCACTGTTAAAAGGGCGAGgatcgaaagagaaagaggtacatacatacctataccgataGAATAAAGCGCGAGGGCCTGCAAAGGGAAATAAATTAGTTAATGGATGATTCATTCCTGCCAGCAGTActgctcgtttttttctccatacgcATGACGAGTTTCATTCCGACTCCAAAGCTCTACTGTCTTATATGGAAAAATTAGTCAGAATCAATTCCACCATGTGTACAACGTACACACTTATATGACTCTAGTTACCGAACTAACTGTGCCTATGGTACATGCATGTGATAACATTTTCCAATATCAAGTacagaaggaaaagaaagatcgtttaaaaaagaaaattttataaaattctcTAATTAGTGTGTGaaataatttgttttattcgattcagaattattgaaaaatcagcaGTAATCATCGCGAAGGTTTTTAGTACATAGAGGATATGcgtatatgtatctatatgtgtactctatatacatataagtgaACCACTTCCGTGTTTTTCCCCTACTTATATTCCATGTTATATATGGCGTACGTGCTAATtacacgtacatgtatttaACTATGATTATTAATCATGATTGCATGCAAggtaattagaagaaaaaaaaaaaaactaaaataaaaaataacaacaatttgTTAGGTACAATTAACAACAAATCGACGTGCTGCAGAGGATaggaaaaagaattgataATAACAAGTCAcccttcgttaatttttttgttcattaatTTTAGCTCCTTTTTCAATCTACACATCGATTGATTTATAATACAGAAAATCTTAGGTATACTTGAACTTTGTCTGTACAGGCATACGTATATcgaattgagaaaatatttagaaaaggaatagaaaagaaagacgaaaaaaataagttcgaAATATTGATAGTTTTCAGTAGGTATGCGTTAGAAGTGCAGATAGAACTGCAGCACCCTCCAGTTATCGTTTCGATGTTAATCACCACTGAATGAATGCGCTGGCGCATATTTTtaacggaagaagaagaaatggaagaagtagaagtagaagttATAGCACGATTCAAAGCTTCATACGAACCGCTGCACTCCTCTTTTAGTTTCAACGTTTCGCTCTGCATAACAACCGAACATAATACAGTACAGTGCAGCCATTGCACGGTAGCTACCGATAGttgaattttcacaaaattcatttatatatatcaatCAGATATCCAGTGTTtttgatttctgtttttcttgtCGCGTTGATATCATTGTTCCATGTACCTGCATAAGCTTCTAATGCACATTATGATATGACGTCGATAAAAAATactcgtaaatttttcaaaaatatcttcaaaattggTGAGTTTCGCAGTTGTATACCCCATCATCCGAATCTCGCGTTTGTCGTTATCCCAGTATTTCAATAGGTCCACTTTtacttgaatatatttttttcaatttcccaaaattttcatacattattattttcaggaGCGACTCGTAACGGGTACAAAATGGCCACCAGTGGAGTTGGCGATGGAGATTTGATCGACCTTGGTAGCGGGATCTGCGTATCAGCGGTTGAttcgaattctttgatccaagtAGATCCAGCGGTGCGAGGATCGGTCGTCGCTTCCGAATTCTTCGATAACGAAGATGATCTGTCCGGAGAACACGAGCACCTGTTGGACGTGTGTCCGCCtagattggaagaaaaattatcactttctCAAAAACGCGAGCTCGACGTTCTTCGTGAATCCGAAGAGACGGACGTCCTAGTGACCTTGGGACACGACAAGGTCGTACCCGTAGCCAAAAGAATCGACGTTGTTTCGTCGGATACCATTAAAAGGGTGAAAGatataacgaaaaatttggaaccGGTTATTCGAGGCGCAGCGGGTAACGCCGCAGGTGAGTAAAATAGTTTAGAAAACTGTATGAAAAACTTGGTTGTATCGAAAAgtaaagtaaataaatttgacgcAGGTATCGATATCGTtgataatggaaaaattggGGAGTCGAGTGCAGACGTGGATATTTTTATACCCGATGATCATTCCGCGGACACCTTTGAAACACAGGAGATAAATAacgcttttgaatttttaactgAACTCGATGActgcaacgacgacgacgatgtcgACGATCAACTGGAGGATTTGGAATACGAAGAATTGGGAATTGGAAACGAGAACGAAAATCGGGAGGAGGACATTATGAACGAATCGATTTCATCCGATGGACCGTTGATAGGGGACGAAATCTCTCTTTCAAATTATCCCCTGGAGCCGACTTGTTACGTTGAAACTTTTGGTCCAGGTTTCAAATCCCCCAAAAACGATGTGCCGCAGTTATCCAAACCGTACGCCGTCCCGTTCGGTTTTTCAAGGTCAGATTTTTCAGGGAAAATGAATTGCGATGGCGAAAAACTCATAGAAAGATCTTACTCCGATCAATTCAACGGCGATTTTGAGAATCCGGCCTTCGAAATATCGCCTCCAAAATCGAAAACCGTTcccagaaattttgaaaaaaactcttGGAAAGATTACGCGCTTCCGGAGGTGGAAGCAGTCGATGCGGGAGCAGCCCgcgaacgatttttaaaatcgcaATCTCTACGCGCTCGGAAAAGATCGGCGGAAAATCACGAAGACCTCCGACGTCGCGACAAAGAAAATATCCTCAACGAGTGCAACGACGATAAAATCGGTAAATCGACGCGGTCGAAACTGGACAGAAAATCTTGGAGCGAAGGGACCACCGCAGGAATTCCAAAAGCAGAACTCAGAGCTCCAAGATCGACCAGTTTCCACGTTGGCGCGGAAGGACCTTCGACCTCCAATGAAGCTAGGACGATCCTTCAACACTCCGACGTTTCTCTTGGGTGagtttccgt from Athalia rosae chromosome 6, iyAthRosa1.1, whole genome shotgun sequence carries:
- the LOC105690718 gene encoding acetyl-CoA acetyltransferase, mitochondrial, coding for MLSILNVAKIFSAHARTFSSKVNLNDVVIVSAVRTPMGSFRGSLSSLSAGKLGAVAIQAAVERSGLAKEQISEVYLGNVCQGGQGQAPARQAVIFAGLPKSTICTTINKVCSSGMKSVMLAAQALQCGHQDIILAGGMESMSNVPFYMKRGETTYGGLKIEDGIVLDGLTDVYNKFHMGNCAENTAAKLGISREQQDEFAINSYKRSAAAYEQKVFQDELVPVNVPQKKGKPDIVFAEDEEYKRVSFEKFPKLSTVFQKENGTVTAGNASTLNDGAAALVLTTADNAKRLNLKPLARIVAFQDAETDPIDFPVAPALGIPKLLERSGLNKNEIALWEINEAFSAVVLANQKILDLDPSKVNVHGGAVSLGHPIGMSGARLVVHLAHTLKAGEKGVASICNGGGGASSILIEKL